A part of Brassica rapa cultivar Chiifu-401-42 chromosome A05, CAAS_Brap_v3.01, whole genome shotgun sequence genomic DNA contains:
- the LOC103866977 gene encoding protein SMAX1-LIKE 8, with protein MPTAVNVAKQCLTAESSYALEEAVKVARRRGHSQTTSLHAVSALLSLPTSVLRDACARVRNSACSPRLQFKALDLCLSVSLDRIQPGQQQQQPGSDDPPVSNSLMAAIKRSQAHQRRLPENFRMYQEMMSSQNQSSNSLSCVRVELRQLILSILDDPVVSRVFGEAGFRSSELKLSIIRPFPHLLRYSSRQQQPMFLCNVTGNYTEPELNPVRWGYNVPNRNLAGDSDHRRISAVFTRDKGRNPLLVGESAHSVLTGFLSSLENRTDGLSTVSLSTEISDQVNVKFDKTYTDARFRELEKVAEKGSGPGLVLSYGDLRVFIDGDGNGSAASYIVSRVAELLRRSGRRVWLIGAATSNDVYEKMMKKFPNMEKDWDLQLLTITTTTLRSCLPHHKFSLMGSFVPFGGFFSTPSDLKLPFSGFNKETTEPVSSISDQTQSILPPWLQMTTRTDLNQISGSKIPSMQTTEGLESVCGTKSTISASASTGSAKSITTDLNAKMCPVTTGFGLNNYLDDKDVAHPRSSSRDLNVESFKIIYQRLTDRVSWQDEAARVISSALSQPPRVTTRRDVWLHLVGPDTVGKRRMSLVLAEIMYQSEHRFMPVDLGVTCDDVMRQRGKTMVDHIFEVLCRNPFCVVFLENIDKADEKLQMSLLKAIETGKFMDSHGREVGIGNTTFVMTSSSVDDSGTIATYSEEKLLRAKGRQVEVWIETVSMLPNVRTVSRLRSVKKRKMIGLRDTQDKNEILETGKQVNRTSNGVLDLNLPAQETETEDCEDHSKLWLVNLKKHDRLTEVPFKPFDFEELAERIKKSVKEIFEKCVGSSDCSLEIDPKIMERLLAAVYFSDSRKYIIKELMEKVMARVFLHVKERYEITSCSVVKLLGRDLDVLGEDEMDLFLVKSQ; from the exons ATGCCAACGGCGGTAAACGTGGCGAAGCAATGCTTAACGGCGGAATCATCCTACGCGCTAGAAGAAGCAGTCAAAGTAGCGCGTCGTCGAGGACACTCTCAAACGACGTCGCTTCACGCCGTCTCCGCTTTACTCTCGCTCCCAACCTCCGTCTTACGCGACGCGTGCGCGCGTGTCCGAAACTCTGCTTGCTCTCCTCGTCTCCAGTTCAAAGCTCTTGATCTCTGCCTCAGCGTTTCACTAGACCGGATCCAACCgggtcaacaacaacaacaacccgGATCAGATGATCCGCCCGTTTCGAACTCTCTCATGGCTGCTATCAAACGCTCTCAGGCTCACCAGCGCCGTCTCCCTGAGAACTTCAGGATGTACCAAGAGATGATGTCGTCTCAGAACCAGAGCTCGAACTCGCTCTCTTGCGTGAGAGTGGAGCTTCGTCAGCTGATTCTCTCGATCCTGGATGATCCGGTTGTGAGTCGGGTGTTCGGTGAAGCGGGTTTCCGGAGCTCCGAGTTAAAGCTCTCGATTATCAGGCCCTTCCCTCACCTTCTCCGTTACTCATCACGACAACAACAGCCTATGTTCCTATGTAACGTAACCGGAAATTATACCGAACCGGAATTGAACCCGGTTCGATGGGGTTATAACGTACCGAACCGGAATCTCGCGGGAGATTCTGATCACCGGAGGATCAGCGCGGTTTTCACGAGGGACAAAGGGAGGAACCCTCTGCTTGTGGGTGAATCGGCTCACAGTGTCTTAACCGGTTTCTTAAGTTCGCTGGAGAACCGAACCGACGGTTTAAGCACGGTTAGCCTCAGTACAGAAATTTCGGACCAAGTCAACGTCAAGTTCGATAAAACCTACACGGACGCGAGGTTTCGCGAACTGGAGAAGGTGGCTGAGAAAGGTTCAGGACCTGGCTTAGTCTTGAGCTACGGAGACCTGAGGGTTTTCATAGACGGCGATGGGAACGGGTCGGCGGCGAGTTACATCGTGAGTCGTGTTGCTGAGCTGTTACGGAGATCAGGGAGGAGAGTGTGGTTGATCGGAGCGGCGACGAGCAACGACGTTTAcgagaagatgatgaagaagttTCCGAACATGGAGAAAGATTGGGATCTGCAGTTACTCACCATCACTACAACTACTCTTAGGTCTTGTCTGCCTCACCACAAGTTCAG TTTGATGGGATCTTTTGTTCCATTTGGTGGATTCTTCTCAACTCCTTCTGACCTAAAACTACCCTTCTCCGGTTTCAACAAAGAAACCACCGAACCGGTTTCTTCAATATCCGATCAGACCCAATCTATCTTGCCACCTTGGTTGCAGATGACCACAAGAACCGACTTAAACCAAATATCTGGTTCCAAG ATTCCCTCAATGCAGACCACAGAAGGGTTGGAGTCAGTTTGTGGAACTAAGTCGACGATCAGTGCTTCTGCTTCGACCGGTTCAGCTAAATCGATCACGACTGATCTAAATGCGAAGATGTGTCCGGTCACCACAGGATTTGGTCTCAATAATTATTTGGATGACAAAGATGTTGCTCATCCACGATCTTCATCAAGGGATCTCAACGTAGAGAGCTTCAAGATTATATACCAAAGACTAACCGATAGGGTTTCATGGCAAGATGAAGCTGCTAGAGTTATCAGCTCCGCATTGTCACAACCGCCTAGGGTTACCACTAGAAGAGACGTTTGGCTCCATTTGGTTGGCCCTGATACCGTAGGCAAGAGGAGAATGTCGCTTGTGCTTGCTGAGATTATGTACCAAAGTGAGCACAGATTCATGCCCGTTGATCTTGGTGTTACGTGTGATGATGTGATGCGGCAGAGAGGAAAGACAATGGTGGATCATATCTTTGAGGTGTTGTGTAGGAACCCTTTCTGTGTAGTGTTCcttgagaacattgacaaagcGGACGAGAAGCTTCAGATGAGCTTGTTGAAGGCTATTGAAACGGGAAAGTTTATGGATTCTCATGGGAGAGAAGTCGGAATAGGAAACACCACGTTTGTTATGACGTCATCTTCAGTAGATGATTCTGGAACAATAGCCACTTATTCTGAAGAGAAACTCTTGAGAGCAAAGGGAAGGCAAGTGGAGGTATGGATTGAAACTGTGTCCATGTTACCAAATGTGAGAACGGTTTCTAGGCTTAGATCGGTGAAAAAGAGGAAGATGATAGGCTTGAGGGATACTCAGGACAAGAATGAGATTCTAGAAACGGGAAAGCAGGTGAACAGAACAAGTAATGGAGTTCTTGATCTGAACCTTCCGGCCCAAGAAACCGAAACCGAAGATTGTGAAGACCACTCAAAGCTTTGGTTAGTGAACTTGAAGAAACATGACCGTCTCACTGAGGTTCCTTTTAAGCCTTTCGACTTTGAAGAGTTAGCAGAAAGGATAAAAAAGAGCGTAAaagaaatttttgaaaagtgcGTGGGATCATCAGATTGTTCGCTGGAAATTGATCCTAAGATCATGGAAAGATTACTAGCGGCTGTTTATTTCTCTGACAGTAGAAAATATATCATCAAAGAGTTGATGGAGAAAGTAATGGCTCGAGTGTTCTTGCATGTTAAAGAAAGGTATGAAATCACTTCTTGTTCGGTAGTAAAACTACTTGGTCGAGATCTTGACGttttgggtgaggatgaaatggATTTGTTCCTTGTAAAATCTCAGTAG